The following are from one region of the candidate division KSB1 bacterium genome:
- the fabD gene encoding ACP S-malonyltransferase, protein MSTAQKIAFLFPGQGSQYVGMGKDLFDAIESVRQRFRTAEEILGFELSDICFNGPDERLAQTRYTQPAIFVHSFVVFELLREKGIEPVFVAGHSLGEYTALAAAGVFSFEEGLKLVKQRAGLMQAAGEEAKGAMAAIIGLEKSRVEDICRTASAEGTIIAANFNAPDQIVVSGTEAAVMKAINLAEAAGAKRAVRLNVGGAFHSPLMRSALRPLSQVVQTIEFRTPTVPVFSNVSGRPSTDPGQLKTALIEQLCSPVQWVETIQQMQANGAERFIEVGPGKVLSGLVRRIDRSLNVLSIGTVEQLTLLEEGN, encoded by the coding sequence ATGTCGACAGCGCAAAAAATCGCTTTTCTCTTTCCAGGACAGGGCTCCCAGTATGTCGGTATGGGGAAAGACCTGTTCGACGCTATTGAATCCGTTCGTCAACGGTTCCGTACGGCTGAAGAGATTTTGGGCTTTGAGCTGTCGGATATCTGCTTTAACGGTCCGGACGAAAGACTGGCGCAGACGCGCTATACCCAACCGGCAATTTTCGTTCACAGTTTTGTCGTCTTTGAACTTTTGCGGGAAAAAGGCATCGAACCTGTGTTTGTTGCCGGTCACAGTTTGGGCGAATACACGGCGCTGGCAGCTGCCGGCGTTTTTTCCTTCGAAGAAGGGCTCAAACTCGTAAAGCAGCGCGCAGGGTTGATGCAGGCGGCCGGCGAAGAAGCCAAAGGCGCGATGGCGGCGATCATCGGTCTGGAAAAGAGCCGGGTGGAGGATATCTGCCGTACCGCATCCGCAGAAGGGACCATCATCGCCGCGAATTTCAATGCTCCGGATCAAATCGTCGTTTCAGGCACGGAAGCGGCAGTGATGAAAGCGATCAACCTCGCCGAAGCCGCCGGTGCCAAGCGGGCCGTCAGGCTCAATGTCGGCGGCGCCTTTCATTCTCCTTTGATGCGTTCGGCGCTGAGGCCTCTCAGTCAAGTTGTCCAAACGATCGAGTTCCGCACGCCGACGGTCCCCGTATTCAGCAACGTCAGCGGGAGGCCGTCTACAGACCCCGGGCAGCTGAAAACGGCATTGATCGAACAGCTGTGCAGTCCCGTGCAGTGGGTTGAAACCATTCAGCAGATGCAGGCAAACGGTGCGGAACGCTTTATAGAGGTCGGGCCGGGAAAGGTCTTGAGCGGTTTGGTGCGTCGAATCGACCGCTCGCTGAACGTCCTTTCTATCGGTACCGTTGAACAATTGACGCTTTTGGAGGAAGGCAATTGA
- the fabG gene encoding 3-oxoacyl-[acyl-carrier-protein] reductase, which translates to MISLEGKTAVVTGAARGIGAAIAEALAAAGCSVVVSDIDLTTAEATAETIRSRGGRAIACKTDVSVPEQAEELISAAIREFGRLDILVNNAGITRDNLIMRMSEEEWDLVLRVNLKGVFNCIKAASRPMLKQRSGKIINIASVVGVMGNAGQANYSASKGGVIALTKSAAKEFGSRNIQVNAVAPGYIETDMTRGLPESAKQSFLNLIPLQRAGQPKDVADVVLFLASPLSDYVTGQVLHVDGGMVM; encoded by the coding sequence TTGATTTCGTTGGAAGGCAAGACAGCCGTCGTTACGGGAGCGGCCAGGGGCATCGGCGCCGCCATCGCCGAGGCGTTGGCTGCCGCAGGATGCAGCGTCGTCGTTTCCGATATCGATTTGACGACTGCCGAAGCAACGGCCGAAACCATACGCAGCCGCGGGGGCAGAGCGATCGCGTGCAAAACCGACGTCTCGGTGCCCGAGCAGGCAGAGGAACTGATTTCGGCAGCAATTCGAGAATTCGGCCGTCTCGATATTTTGGTCAATAACGCCGGCATTACCCGAGATAACTTGATTATGCGCATGAGCGAGGAGGAATGGGACCTGGTCCTGCGCGTTAATTTAAAAGGCGTTTTCAACTGCATTAAAGCGGCCTCAAGACCCATGTTGAAACAGCGTTCCGGCAAGATCATCAACATTGCGTCGGTGGTGGGAGTCATGGGCAACGCCGGTCAAGCAAACTATTCCGCCTCAAAAGGCGGGGTGATTGCTCTGACCAAATCGGCGGCAAAGGAGTTTGGTTCGCGCAACATTCAGGTCAACGCCGTTGCGCCCGGCTATATTGAAACCGATATGACGCGCGGCCTGCCGGAATCGGCAAAGCAGAGCTTTTTAAACTTGATTCCCTTGCAGAGAGCCGGACAGCCCAAAGACGTCGCCGATGTGGTTCTCTTTTTAGCATCGCCGTTGTCCGATTATGTGACCGGCCAAGTCCTGCACGTCGACGGTGGTATGGTCATGTAG
- a CDS encoding acyl carrier protein, which produces MSAVEERVKQIIVDQLGVDASQVTEDASFIDDLGADSLDTVELVMAFEEEFGIEIPDEEAEKLQTVGDALRYLRSKNLG; this is translated from the coding sequence ATGTCAGCTGTGGAAGAGCGAGTCAAACAAATAATCGTCGACCAATTGGGTGTCGATGCCTCGCAGGTAACGGAAGACGCTTCTTTTATCGATGACCTCGGCGCCGATTCTTTAGATACCGTCGAGCTGGTGATGGCCTTTGAGGAAGAGTTCGGCATCGAAATTCCCGACGAAGAAGCGGAAAAGCTGCAGACAGTCGGTGATGCGTTAAGATATTTGCGCAGCAAAAATCTTGGCTGA
- the fabF gene encoding beta-ketoacyl-ACP synthase II, with protein MKMNRVVVTGMGVFTPVGNDLQTFWNNLVEGKSGIGPITQIDASNHATKIAGEVKNFDPNEYLDRKEVRHMDRFTQLALAAADQAVKDSGIRFEDTDTEQFGVIVASGIGGMKTFEDQIKLYLAGGPRKVSPFFIPMLIADITPGHISIRYGLKGINYCTVSACASASHAIGEAFHAIRSGMAIGMITGGSETPITEMGLAGFNALKALSTRNDEPEKASRPFDSDRDGFVMSEGAAILVLEELEHAKRRGAKIYAEIVGAAYTADAYHITAPVPGGDGAKRAMLSALKDAGLAPEQVDYINAHGTSTPFNDKVETEAIKAAFGDLAYRIKISSTKSMIGHLLGASGAAEAVATIMTLYTGTIHPTINLEKPDPECDLDYTPNKAVKKDVQVALSNSFGFGGHNVCLAFKKYSD; from the coding sequence ATGAAAATGAACCGGGTGGTTGTCACAGGCATGGGGGTGTTTACGCCGGTCGGTAACGATCTGCAGACCTTTTGGAACAATCTTGTCGAAGGGAAAAGCGGCATCGGGCCGATCACCCAAATCGACGCTTCGAATCATGCGACCAAAATCGCGGGGGAAGTCAAAAATTTTGATCCGAACGAGTATCTCGACCGTAAAGAGGTCCGGCACATGGATCGATTTACGCAGCTGGCGCTTGCAGCTGCCGACCAGGCGGTCAAAGATTCGGGCATTCGCTTCGAAGACACCGACACGGAGCAGTTCGGCGTCATTGTCGCTTCCGGCATAGGCGGCATGAAGACGTTTGAAGATCAAATCAAGCTGTACCTTGCAGGCGGCCCGCGCAAGGTCAGTCCTTTCTTTATCCCAATGCTGATTGCCGACATCACTCCCGGTCACATTTCGATCCGCTACGGTTTAAAGGGCATTAATTACTGTACGGTTTCGGCCTGTGCTTCGGCTTCACACGCCATCGGCGAGGCTTTTCACGCTATTCGCAGCGGTATGGCGATCGGCATGATCACCGGCGGCAGCGAAACGCCGATTACCGAAATGGGATTGGCGGGTTTCAATGCGCTCAAAGCGCTCTCGACGCGAAACGATGAGCCGGAAAAAGCCAGCCGGCCGTTCGACAGCGACCGCGACGGATTTGTCATGAGCGAAGGCGCCGCCATTCTGGTTTTGGAAGAGCTGGAACATGCCAAGCGGCGCGGCGCCAAGATCTATGCGGAAATCGTCGGTGCCGCTTACACCGCCGATGCTTATCACATTACCGCGCCGGTCCCCGGCGGCGACGGCGCAAAAAGAGCCATGCTGTCGGCGCTCAAAGACGCAGGCCTTGCGCCCGAACAGGTGGATTACATTAATGCCCACGGAACTTCAACGCCTTTTAACGACAAGGTCGAGACCGAAGCCATCAAAGCCGCTTTCGGCGACCTGGCTTATCGGATCAAGATCAGCTCAACCAAATCAATGATCGGTCACTTGCTCGGCGCCTCGGGCGCTGCCGAAGCCGTCGCCACAATCATGACCCTTTATACCGGTACCATTCACCCGACTATCAATCTTGAAAAGCCGGATCCCGAGTGCGACCTCGATTACACTCCCAATAAAGCCGTCAAAAAGGATGTGCAGGTCGCTCTTTCCAACTCGTTCGGATTCGGCGGGCATAACGTCTGCCTGGCTTTCAAAAAATATTCAGATTGA
- the rnc gene encoding ribonuclease III — protein MNRLFSRLLERLGLYRLPHKNWKDLEKRLGYRFKNKELLHQALKHRSYLVQSGEHRNASNERLEFLGDAVLGFLITDYLYREYPDEAEGTLTNYKSLLVSGTTLSEFASELKLGDFILLNDAESRSGGRTRTSILSDAFESLIGALYLDGGLEEARKFVLNRITGRLDSLLEEGKLRNSKSLLQELAQHSNWSGPFYQVEEESGPDHQKIYTVSVTVNGRKMGIGKGSSKKRAEQNAAAEALRRLNIS, from the coding sequence ATGAATCGTCTGTTCTCCAGGCTGCTTGAAAGGCTCGGACTATATCGCCTTCCGCATAAAAATTGGAAGGATCTGGAGAAGCGTCTGGGTTATCGCTTCAAAAATAAGGAGCTTTTGCACCAGGCACTTAAACACCGCTCGTACCTCGTACAAAGCGGAGAGCACCGCAACGCCTCCAATGAACGGCTCGAGTTTTTGGGCGATGCCGTGCTCGGTTTTCTCATTACCGATTACCTCTATCGCGAATATCCGGATGAAGCAGAGGGGACATTGACGAATTACAAGTCTCTGCTCGTCAGCGGTACCACGCTCAGCGAGTTTGCTTCCGAGTTAAAGCTGGGCGACTTTATCCTCCTAAACGACGCCGAAAGTCGATCCGGCGGCAGAACCCGAACCTCAATTCTCTCCGATGCCTTTGAATCTCTCATCGGCGCCCTCTATCTCGACGGCGGCCTTGAGGAGGCGCGCAAATTCGTTCTTAACCGCATCACCGGTCGCCTGGATTCTCTTCTCGAAGAAGGAAAACTGCGCAACAGCAAGAGCCTCCTGCAGGAGCTTGCACAGCATTCGAATTGGTCCGGTCCCTTTTATCAGGTGGAAGAGGAGAGCGGACCCGATCATCAAAAGATCTATACCGTTTCGGTTACCGTAAACGGTAGAAAGATGGGGATAGGCAAGGGATCTTCAAAAAAGCGGGCGGAACAGAACGCGGCTGCCGAGGCGCTTCGAAGGCTGAATATTTCCTAA
- a CDS encoding ketoacyl-ACP synthase III, which yields MINKPFSRIVGTGMALPKKILTNADLEKMVDTSDEWIKTRTGIETRYIAAPDQFTSDLATEAALNALADARLAPEDLDVIILATITGDIGFPATAVFVQKNIGAVNAAAFDIQAACTGFIYALELGDALIAAKKARNVLIIGAESLSRVTDYTDRNTCVLFGDGGGAVVLQPAVDEHGILAVYIRSDGRLADLLKLDGLGTKHPPTPENYEKKLHFIRMEGKEVFKNAVTSMGDAAELILERAGLTTDDVDLLIPHQANIRIIDATAKRIKLPPEKVFVNVNRYGNTSAASIPIAMDEARRQGRIKPGDDVVLVAFGGGLTWGSAAIRF from the coding sequence ATGATCAATAAACCTTTTTCTCGTATCGTCGGAACCGGCATGGCGCTGCCGAAAAAGATTTTAACCAACGCCGATCTGGAAAAGATGGTCGATACGAGCGACGAATGGATCAAGACGAGAACCGGCATCGAGACGAGATATATTGCGGCGCCCGATCAATTCACCTCTGATCTGGCGACCGAGGCGGCGCTCAACGCCCTTGCAGATGCCCGTCTGGCTCCCGAAGACCTCGATGTCATTATTTTAGCCACCATCACCGGAGACATCGGCTTCCCGGCAACGGCGGTCTTTGTGCAGAAAAACATCGGCGCCGTCAATGCAGCGGCTTTCGATATTCAGGCAGCCTGCACCGGTTTTATTTACGCTCTGGAACTGGGCGACGCTCTGATCGCCGCAAAAAAAGCGCGCAACGTTTTGATCATCGGCGCCGAGTCGCTTTCGCGCGTAACCGATTATACCGATCGCAATACCTGCGTTCTATTCGGCGACGGCGGCGGGGCCGTCGTCCTGCAGCCTGCGGTGGATGAACACGGCATACTGGCCGTCTATATCCGCAGCGACGGCCGCCTGGCCGATCTTCTCAAATTGGACGGTCTCGGCACGAAACATCCGCCGACGCCGGAAAATTACGAAAAAAAGCTGCATTTCATCCGCATGGAGGGCAAAGAGGTGTTCAAAAACGCCGTTACTTCGATGGGCGATGCAGCCGAGCTGATCCTCGAGCGCGCGGGCTTGACTACGGATGACGTCGATCTGCTCATCCCCCATCAAGCCAATATCCGTATCATCGACGCAACGGCTAAGCGCATCAAACTGCCGCCGGAAAAGGTCTTTGTCAACGTCAATCGTTACGGCAATACTTCGGCGGCGTCGATTCCGATTGCAATGGATGAGGCGCGGCGACAAGGCCGCATCAAGCCGGGCGATGATGTGGTGCTGGTTGCATTCGGCGGCGGATTGACGTGGGGATCCGCTGCCATCCGTTTTTAA
- the plsX gene encoding phosphate acyltransferase PlsX produces MIRIALDAMGGDNAPHDAVHGGVEAARASKGRFEIVLVGDKDVVQRELNRHFHIHDLPISVVHASEVVGMDEQPSVALKKGDSSIAVAMNLHAKRQVSGVVSAGNTGAVMAAALFGLKRIKGIRRPAIGQLLPTQEGRKVLLLDVGANVDSRPEDLVQFGIMGSIYMAKLFNIDRPRVGLLNIGHEEGKGNELALKAYQLFKQCDCNFIGNVEGSDITRGVTDVVVCDGFVGNIVLKAAESMHGLFKMNMRRLVKKYLFSQIGAVLMKPTLEGIRKVFDYQEYGGAPLLGVQGCCVIAHGKSTPRAIKNAVLAAYKFITEDVNGKIEAEFALKLQKE; encoded by the coding sequence GTGATTAGGATCGCATTGGATGCCATGGGGGGAGATAACGCGCCGCACGATGCCGTCCATGGAGGTGTAGAGGCGGCGCGCGCTTCCAAAGGGCGATTTGAAATCGTCCTTGTCGGCGACAAGGATGTTGTGCAAAGAGAACTGAATCGTCATTTTCATATTCATGATTTGCCGATCTCCGTGGTTCATGCTTCGGAAGTCGTCGGCATGGATGAACAGCCTTCCGTGGCGCTGAAAAAAGGCGACTCCTCCATTGCCGTAGCCATGAACCTTCACGCCAAGCGCCAAGTCAGCGGTGTGGTCAGCGCCGGAAATACCGGCGCCGTAATGGCCGCGGCATTGTTCGGTCTGAAGCGCATCAAAGGGATTCGCCGGCCTGCAATCGGTCAACTTCTTCCCACCCAAGAGGGGCGAAAAGTACTGCTGCTCGACGTGGGCGCCAATGTCGACAGTCGGCCGGAGGACCTGGTGCAGTTCGGCATCATGGGCAGCATCTATATGGCAAAGCTGTTCAATATCGACCGGCCGCGCGTCGGTCTGCTGAACATCGGCCATGAAGAGGGCAAAGGCAACGAATTGGCGCTGAAAGCCTATCAATTATTCAAACAGTGCGACTGCAATTTCATCGGCAATGTCGAAGGCAGCGACATTACCCGCGGTGTAACCGACGTCGTGGTGTGTGACGGCTTTGTCGGCAACATTGTGCTCAAGGCCGCCGAGAGCATGCACGGACTCTTTAAAATGAATATGCGTCGGTTGGTGAAAAAGTATCTTTTTTCCCAGATCGGCGCAGTACTGATGAAACCGACGCTCGAGGGCATTCGCAAGGTTTTCGATTATCAGGAATACGGCGGTGCACCGCTTTTGGGCGTACAAGGCTGCTGCGTGATTGCGCACGGCAAATCGACCCCCCGCGCCATAAAAAATGCCGTTTTGGCTGCCTACAAGTTCATAACGGAAGATGTTAACGGCAAGATCGAAGCTGAATTTGCTTTAAAACTGCAGAAAGAGTGA
- a CDS encoding IMPACT family protein translates to MKEKGSRFLAYAAPVASREEAERLMEGIRRIHFDASHHCYAYRIGIGSKEVTRAVDDGEPAGSAGKPILSVIQGEDLTNVLVAVTRWFGGIKLGVGGLARAYAESTKRVLELCQRITCYETTVLEIEFPYQKLSPILKVVEQFTASVISTNYADTVRLYAKIRRSRAESFIAALQNAAAGRIKIEMQ, encoded by the coding sequence TTGAAGGAAAAAGGCAGCCGTTTTTTGGCTTATGCCGCGCCCGTCGCTTCGCGCGAGGAAGCCGAACGGCTGATGGAAGGGATTCGCAGGATCCACTTTGATGCCTCGCACCATTGCTATGCCTATCGCATCGGCATCGGCAGTAAGGAAGTGACGCGAGCCGTTGATGACGGCGAACCGGCAGGCAGCGCCGGCAAGCCCATCCTCTCCGTCATCCAGGGTGAAGATCTGACCAACGTTCTCGTGGCGGTTACGCGATGGTTCGGCGGCATCAAGCTGGGAGTCGGCGGCTTGGCGCGTGCCTATGCAGAGTCGACAAAAAGAGTGCTGGAGTTGTGCCAAAGAATAACCTGCTACGAAACGACTGTTTTAGAGATCGAATTTCCTTATCAAAAGTTAAGCCCGATATTAAAAGTTGTTGAACAGTTTACGGCATCAGTCATCAGCACGAATTATGCGGATACCGTGCGCCTCTATGCGAAGATTCGGCGATCTCGGGCTGAGTCTTTTATTGCCGCACTGCAGAACGCTGCCGCAGGCCGGATAAAAATAGAAATGCAGTAG
- the rpmF gene encoding 50S ribosomal protein L32 encodes MPNPKRRHSHSRQGKRRANWRAEVPTVVECSNCHQPKLPHRACPNCGYYKGRSIFLPRES; translated from the coding sequence ATGCCGAATCCGAAACGTAGACATTCGCATTCCCGACAAGGAAAACGGCGTGCGAATTGGCGGGCCGAAGTGCCGACCGTTGTCGAGTGCTCGAACTGCCATCAACCCAAGTTGCCGCACCGCGCATGTCCGAACTGCGGTTACTACAAAGGCCGTTCGATCTTTTTACCCCGCGAGTCCTAA